One Brassica napus cultivar Da-Ae chromosome C4, Da-Ae, whole genome shotgun sequence genomic region harbors:
- the LOC106407035 gene encoding uncharacterized protein LOC106407035 isoform X1, with protein sequence MDPNQTSRSTPSGTSDIDPIGSNSGAGVTPVGLTGANNATETAPTQRIPPIGTSKQDQSLPINQTKIPERTGARVWNRHGDRPPSDDPIRSQSRPISPTHVAQTRGELTELRGMMTTLIDEIQSQRVTNQSLTNRLDQAERELAEYRAANVRERNRTPLDPLSPIRTIHGRKFTTTPTAGHRPPKFKLQWIGRNRTELQRPRSTPTQFHNGSTERQGEPRMRISPPNHSIPENRTPSATRTFHQAGLDNLTEQTRRHDHRGPINIDPQREDLEIQSETGTIQNYIERNDADLKRIHAIIHMATSSAPDIDMVIEETRRTPFTNRIASVRLHHVGKLKFPEYAGSTYPKAHVRAFRLAISRVHLTDDEKEAGYCRFFAENLTGAALEWFAGLEENSIYNFTQLVSTFLKQYSIFIETKVTKEDLWNLK encoded by the coding sequence ATGGATCCCAACCAAACATCAAGATCTACTCCTTCGGGAACCAGCGACATCGATCCTATCGGATCAAACTCAGGAGCCGGAGTAACCCCGGTTGGATTAACGGGAGCCAACAATGCGACCGAAACAGCCCCGACGCAACGAATCCCTCCGATCGGGACTTCGAAGCAAGATCAATCTCTTCCGATCAACCAGACGAAAATCCCAGAACGAACTGGAGCTCGAGTTTGGAACCGTCACGGAGACAGACCACCCTCTGACGATCCGATTCGATCCCAATCCAGACCGATTTCCCCGACTCATGTAGCCCAAACTCGAGGAGAACTGACCGAACTCCGAGGAATGATGACAACTCTAATCGATGAGATCCAAAGTCAAAGGGTCACTAATCAATCCCTTACTAACAGACTAGATCAAGCCGAAAGGGAACTCGCAGAGTATCGAGCTGCAAACGTTCGAGAAAGAAACCGAACACCCCTCGATCCGTTAAGCCCGATCCGGACGATACACGGGAGAAAATTCACAACGACCCCCACCGCAGGGCATCGCCCACCGAAGTTTAAGCTACAGTGGATTGGACGAAATCGAACCGAACTCCAACGACCACGAAGCACCCCGACCCAATTCCATAATGGATCAACAGAGAGGCAAGGGGAGCCAAGGATGCGAATATCACCACCAAACCATTCCATCCCCGAGAATCGAACTCCATCCGCAACGAGGACCTTCCATCAGGCGGGGCTCGACAACCTAACGGAACAAACTCGGAGACACGATCACCGCGGTCCTATCAATATCGACCCCCAAAGGGAAGATTTGGAAATCCAAAGCGAAACCGGAACCATCCAGAATTATATTGAAAGGAACGACGCCGACCTCAAAAGAATACACGCGATTATACACATGGCGACGAGCTCTGCCCCCGACATCGACATGGTCATCGAGGAAACAAGAAGGACCCCGTTTACAAACAGAATCGCCAGCGTAAGACTGCATCACGTTGGGAAACTAAAATTCCCCGAATACGCCGGAAGCACATACCCAAAAGCCCATGTGCGAGCCTTCCGTCTAGCAATATCAAGGGTACACCTCACTGACGACGAAAAAGAAGCAGGGTACTGCCGCTTCTTCGCCGAAAACCTGACTGGAGCTGCACTAGAATGGTTCGCCGGACTAGAAGAAAACTCTATCTACAACTTCACCCAGTTGGTGTCTACGTTCCTAAAACAATACTCAATTTTTATAGAGACAAAAGTTACCAAGGAAGACCTTTGGAATCTCAAATAA
- the LOC106407035 gene encoding E3 ubiquitin-protein ligase APD1-like isoform X3, translated as MATRWLWEEPPIDLTALSLNLIQGSGVIQLNISNSERYHLNVANPNLKDVEVELDIDVKAVVYDTKEPPFYKCNFSNSACTFNTMPFVGTSIVLTSPAHRQEYYLEDKNGSSESPIKLDALHMPSSQVS; from the exons ATGGCCACTCGCTGGTTGTGGGAGGAACCTCCAATTGACCTGACCGCTCTCTCATTGAATCTGATTCAGG GGAGTGGTGTGATTCAACTGAACATAAGTAATTCTGAAAGGTATCATCTTAATGTGGCTAACCCCAACTTGAAGGACGTAGAG GTGGAACTGGATATTGATGTGAAGGCTGTCGTGTATGATACTAAAGAACCACCATTCTACAAGTGTAACTTCAGCAACAGCGCGTGCACATTCAATACAATGCCTTTTGTTGGAACTTCTATTGTTTTAACTTCACCAGCACATCGACAG GAGTATTATCTGGAGGACAAGAATGGTTCATCAGAATCTCCTATCAAGCTAGATGCACTTCATATGCCATCGTCACAG GTCTCGTGA
- the LOC106407035 gene encoding E3 ubiquitin-protein ligase APD1-like isoform X2 gives MATRWLWEEPPIDLTALSLNLIQGSGVIQLNISNSERYHLNVANPNLKDVEVELDIDVKAVVYDTKEPPFYKCNFSNSACTFNTMPFVGTSIVLTSPAHRQFKEYYLEDKNGSSESPIKLDALHMPSSQVS, from the exons ATGGCCACTCGCTGGTTGTGGGAGGAACCTCCAATTGACCTGACCGCTCTCTCATTGAATCTGATTCAGG GGAGTGGTGTGATTCAACTGAACATAAGTAATTCTGAAAGGTATCATCTTAATGTGGCTAACCCCAACTTGAAGGACGTAGAG GTGGAACTGGATATTGATGTGAAGGCTGTCGTGTATGATACTAAAGAACCACCATTCTACAAGTGTAACTTCAGCAACAGCGCGTGCACATTCAATACAATGCCTTTTGTTGGAACTTCTATTGTTTTAACTTCACCAGCACATCGACAG TTCAAGGAGTATTATCTGGAGGACAAGAATGGTTCATCAGAATCTCCTATCAAGCTAGATGCACTTCATATGCCATCGTCACAG GTCTCGTGA